A stretch of Paenibacillus peoriae DNA encodes these proteins:
- a CDS encoding peptide ABC transporter substrate-binding protein, with protein sequence MKKMHWMTIILLLAVTALAGCSGNTDKTASNDPSAAPQADVPQEINANLAGGEPYTLDPAFASDTTSYFVIDNLYEGLYTYDKAGKIVEGAASKVDVSPDGKTYTFTIRDGAKWSNGDPLTAKDFEYSWKRVLNPKTAAYDPSALYYIKGAEAYNTGKGKIENVGVTAKDDKTLVVELKSPLSFFPTIAVGHAYLPVNQSVVEKNDKWAAEAGTIVGNGAYVAKEWKHNEQITLTKNDQFWNKDAITMATINFKMVQDSTTYYQMYKTGDLDLILSLPVDTLDQEKSNKEFLSHPSFSVYTYSFNVKQKPFDNKKIRQAIAYAIDREALATSVTKGGETPAYGYVPYGTTTPSGKDFRDEAPKKYYEFDAAKAKQLLAEGLKEEGLTKLPPVTFKYNTSDKHKKVAEAIQEMLKTNLGVEVTLENQEWKTYIDTFKQKNFQIARMGWEGNFLDPLGVLGHYTSKNSNNFTNWSNPEYDKLIESSTFELDPAKRFEQLHQAEDVLMEDLPIIPIQFSADTALISPKIQGIVFDARSNPDLRFAKRVEK encoded by the coding sequence ATGAAAAAAATGCATTGGATGACGATCATCTTACTTTTGGCCGTAACGGCTTTGGCAGGATGCTCTGGTAATACGGACAAAACAGCAAGCAACGACCCGTCCGCTGCTCCTCAAGCAGATGTCCCGCAAGAAATTAATGCCAATCTGGCAGGTGGAGAACCTTATACGCTAGACCCTGCTTTCGCATCAGATACAACGTCCTATTTTGTAATTGATAACTTGTATGAAGGGCTGTATACATACGATAAGGCTGGTAAAATCGTAGAAGGTGCTGCCAGCAAAGTAGACGTATCTCCTGACGGCAAAACCTACACTTTTACTATCCGTGACGGTGCAAAATGGTCGAATGGTGACCCACTGACAGCTAAGGATTTTGAATACTCCTGGAAACGGGTACTAAATCCAAAAACAGCTGCCTACGATCCTTCTGCCCTCTACTACATCAAAGGTGCCGAAGCGTACAACACAGGCAAAGGTAAAATTGAAAACGTGGGTGTTACAGCCAAAGATGATAAAACTCTTGTTGTTGAGCTGAAATCACCGCTAAGCTTCTTCCCCACGATCGCCGTGGGTCATGCTTATCTGCCAGTAAACCAATCGGTTGTTGAGAAAAATGACAAATGGGCAGCAGAAGCAGGCACAATTGTCGGCAACGGTGCGTATGTAGCCAAGGAATGGAAACATAACGAACAAATTACGCTGACGAAAAACGATCAATTCTGGAACAAAGATGCCATTACAATGGCAACGATTAATTTTAAAATGGTGCAAGACTCCACAACGTATTATCAAATGTACAAAACGGGCGATCTGGACCTGATTTTGAGCCTTCCCGTAGATACATTGGATCAGGAAAAGAGCAACAAGGAATTCCTGTCGCATCCGTCTTTCAGTGTGTACACCTATTCTTTTAACGTAAAACAAAAACCGTTTGACAATAAAAAAATCAGACAAGCCATTGCCTATGCTATTGACCGCGAAGCACTGGCTACCAGCGTAACCAAAGGTGGCGAAACTCCGGCTTACGGTTATGTTCCATACGGAACAACAACACCATCCGGCAAGGACTTCCGTGATGAAGCACCGAAAAAATACTATGAGTTTGACGCTGCAAAAGCGAAACAATTGCTGGCCGAAGGTCTGAAAGAAGAAGGTTTGACCAAGCTGCCACCAGTCACCTTCAAATACAACACTTCGGACAAGCATAAAAAAGTAGCTGAAGCGATTCAGGAAATGCTGAAAACAAACCTGGGTGTTGAAGTGACGCTGGAGAATCAGGAATGGAAAACGTACATTGATACCTTTAAACAGAAGAACTTCCAGATCGCCCGTATGGGCTGGGAAGGAAACTTCCTGGATCCGCTCGGCGTATTGGGGCATTATACTTCCAAAAACTCGAACAACTTTACCAACTGGAGCAACCCGGAGTATGACAAACTGATTGAATCCTCAACCTTTGAGCTTGATCCGGCAAAACGCTTTGAACAGCTCCATCAGGCAGAAGACGTATTGATGGAAGATCTGCCGATTATTCCGATCCAGTTCTCTGCGGACACTGCATTAATCAGCCCTAAGATTCAAGGTATCGTATTTGATGCTCGTTCGAACCCAGACCTGCGCTTTGCGAAACGGGTCGAAAAATAA
- a CDS encoding ABC transporter permease, translating into MYILKRLFTMFITLWIIVTLTFIIMHIIPGDPFSNDSKTIPEAVLQNMRARYNLDKPLAVQYVLYLKNLLVLDMGPSIQSKTTDVNMLIARGFPPSALLGIQSIVVAIIAGISLGTLAALHHNRPLDYISMFIAIVGISVPSFILAPLLIKYVAVQWHLLPVASWGTWQHTVLPSLALAVSPLAVIARFMRTSMLEVMHEEYIRTAKAKGLSSWAVVLRHGLRNALVPVLSFIGPLFASVITGTFVVEKIFAIPGIGKYFVDSIFNRDYPVIMGTTIFYSSILVVTLFLIDISYRLVDPRIKLVSKGD; encoded by the coding sequence ATGTACATTTTAAAGCGTCTTTTTACGATGTTCATTACACTGTGGATTATCGTCACTTTAACGTTTATCATCATGCACATCATTCCGGGTGACCCATTCTCGAACGATTCCAAAACCATTCCGGAAGCGGTATTGCAAAACATGCGTGCCAGGTACAATCTGGACAAGCCGCTCGCTGTGCAGTATGTGCTGTATCTCAAAAATCTGCTAGTGCTGGATATGGGCCCGTCTATTCAATCGAAAACGACGGACGTCAATATGCTCATCGCCCGAGGTTTTCCACCTTCTGCATTGCTCGGTATTCAATCCATCGTGGTCGCGATTATTGCCGGAATTTCGCTTGGAACACTGGCTGCTCTACACCATAATCGACCACTGGATTATATCTCGATGTTTATCGCCATTGTTGGTATTTCCGTACCCAGCTTCATATTGGCACCGTTGCTAATCAAGTATGTTGCCGTTCAATGGCACCTTCTTCCGGTCGCCTCATGGGGAACCTGGCAGCATACGGTGCTCCCATCGCTGGCTCTCGCTGTTTCACCTCTTGCCGTTATCGCCCGCTTTATGCGGACGAGTATGCTGGAAGTCATGCATGAGGAGTACATACGCACTGCCAAAGCGAAAGGGTTGTCTTCTTGGGCAGTAGTTCTGCGTCACGGATTACGCAACGCGTTGGTTCCGGTGCTTTCTTTTATCGGACCGCTATTCGCTTCCGTCATTACAGGTACCTTTGTCGTTGAAAAAATATTCGCCATTCCCGGCATCGGTAAATACTTCGTAGATAGTATCTTTAACCGGGATTATCCAGTGATTATGGGGACGACCATTTTCTACAGTTCCATTCTAGTCGTTACTTTATTTTTAATTGATATTTCCTATCGCCTTGTCGATCCACGAATCAAATTAGTCAGTAAAGGAGATTAA
- a CDS encoding HAD family hydrolase, with product MIYASDLDQTLIYSKRSLGVPLESPGLLPAEQINGATSAFISEQALQWLKTLPEDVMFMPVTTRTMEQYRRITVFQTELVPAYAVTSNGGNIIVGGEVDREWNRRIHEQVRRDGAHAEEARQVFGQVLHEDWVVNERFCDELFYAFMIERDRMPLEQVLEKARIMREMGWEVSIQGRKVYLVPAAVNKQAAVEHIRNLTNGGTVVASGDSLLDRCLLDYADYAIAPRHGELYREQLRDKLEVNYRFTEVSGVYAANEIMAYVHEIHRSVFAAQTSFSE from the coding sequence ATGATCTACGCAAGTGATCTGGATCAGACACTGATTTACTCCAAACGTTCGCTTGGCGTACCGCTGGAGTCCCCTGGTCTGTTGCCTGCGGAACAGATAAACGGGGCGACATCGGCTTTTATTTCTGAACAAGCCCTGCAATGGCTAAAGACACTGCCTGAAGATGTGATGTTTATGCCCGTGACGACTCGGACGATGGAACAGTATCGACGAATCACCGTGTTTCAGACGGAGTTGGTTCCCGCATATGCCGTGACGAGTAATGGCGGAAACATCATCGTTGGAGGCGAGGTGGATCGAGAGTGGAATCGACGTATTCATGAACAAGTGCGCCGTGATGGTGCTCACGCGGAAGAAGCACGTCAGGTGTTCGGGCAGGTGCTGCATGAAGATTGGGTGGTAAACGAACGCTTTTGCGACGAGTTATTCTATGCTTTCATGATTGAACGGGATCGTATGCCGCTGGAACAGGTGCTGGAGAAGGCGCGAATCATGCGTGAAATGGGCTGGGAGGTATCCATTCAAGGTCGTAAGGTGTATTTGGTACCTGCAGCCGTGAATAAACAGGCAGCCGTGGAGCATATCCGTAACCTCACGAATGGAGGGACCGTGGTTGCGTCCGGTGACTCTTTGCTAGACCGTTGTCTGCTGGACTATGCCGATTATGCGATTGCTCCGCGTCATGGTGAATTGTATCGGGAACAACTGCGGGATAAGCTGGAGGTCAATTATCGTTTTACAGAAGTGTCGGGGGTTTATGCAGCGAACGAAATCATGGCGTATGTTCATGAAATACACCGGAGTGTGTTCGCAGCTCAAACTTCATTTTCAGAATAG
- a CDS encoding ATP-grasp domain-containing protein has product MKKVKVYFNRWFSVAYHYMNAIRNNEDGIPFEIYATHSDPQHMALQASDVAEVEPRTSGVEYARFCADFCRRHGIDVFIPRWNMLDISKHLYLFDDIGTKVMVCQDTELLEQLMEKDLFYESIRQKDIVTIPDYAIASNAEQFKQAYESLIALGHKVCFKPCNAEGGMGFRIIDNERNPLDELFGHALNHISFEEAHRVLSSTESFPNLMVMELLEGYEYSIDCLADRNGKLLAAVPRRKAGGRLRLLEQHPELLEVAQKVAEAYHIPYNYNIQVKYNGEHAKLLEINPRMSGGLHVSCLSGINFPYLAVKSALGHEIGSLHPQYDILASHIEQPITIRKSVH; this is encoded by the coding sequence GTGAAGAAGGTTAAAGTGTATTTTAACCGCTGGTTTTCAGTGGCGTATCATTATATGAATGCTATTCGTAACAATGAGGACGGTATTCCGTTCGAGATCTATGCGACGCACTCTGATCCGCAGCATATGGCGTTACAGGCCAGTGATGTAGCTGAAGTAGAGCCTCGCACCAGTGGTGTGGAGTACGCACGGTTTTGCGCTGATTTTTGCAGACGGCACGGAATTGATGTCTTTATCCCACGGTGGAATATGCTCGATATTAGCAAGCATCTTTATTTGTTCGATGATATTGGGACAAAAGTGATGGTATGCCAAGATACCGAACTGCTGGAGCAACTGATGGAAAAGGATCTGTTTTATGAATCCATCCGTCAAAAGGACATTGTCACGATTCCCGATTATGCCATTGCCAGCAATGCCGAGCAGTTTAAACAGGCTTATGAGTCGTTAATAGCACTTGGGCATAAGGTATGCTTTAAGCCATGTAATGCAGAAGGCGGAATGGGCTTTCGTATCATCGACAATGAACGTAATCCGCTGGACGAACTGTTCGGACATGCGCTGAATCATATTTCGTTCGAGGAAGCACACCGCGTATTGTCATCCACAGAATCATTTCCCAATCTGATGGTGATGGAGTTGCTGGAGGGATACGAATACAGTATTGACTGCCTGGCTGACCGGAACGGAAAGCTGCTAGCAGCAGTTCCGCGTAGGAAGGCAGGAGGACGATTACGGCTGCTGGAGCAGCATCCCGAGCTGTTGGAGGTGGCACAGAAGGTCGCTGAGGCGTATCATATTCCGTACAATTATAATATTCAGGTAAAATATAACGGCGAGCATGCCAAGCTGCTAGAGATCAATCCGCGGATGTCCGGAGGACTTCATGTATCATGTTTGTCAGGTATCAACTTTCCTTATCTAGCGGTGAAATCGGCCTTGGGTCATGAGATCGGTTCACTTCATCCGCAATACGACATTTTAGCCAGTCATATCGAGCAGCCAATCACCATACGTAAATCCGTACATTGA
- a CDS encoding cysteine protease StiP family protein has product MKQALMEQIQQKNIHPPKPLGSYPASDVTFLLKDLSRVTLEKGTEDREEAIQSGVHYSEMLPVEYEPTAEYIALFHETLAQSAQKVALAAASVAEMIVRKRGLNTAIVSLARAGTPIGILIKRYIDWKYSVSLPHYSISIIRGKGIDRNAILYILQQHGLGIELQFVDGWTGKGAIRQVLIEACREMNADYGLRLNDDLAVLADPGRCSETFGTREDYLIPSACLNSTVSGLMSRTVLRDDLIGPDDFHGAKFYESWRSVDQSNTFVDTVSGYFQDVAEAAVAYAELMTLNPPAVTWQGLRDIEAIQQAFGIRDINLVKPGVGETTRVLLRRVPWKILIDREDNPNLQHIMLLAKDRGVPVEVFEGLTYSCCGIIKPLKGGQE; this is encoded by the coding sequence ATGAAGCAAGCACTCATGGAGCAAATACAACAGAAGAACATTCATCCGCCCAAACCTCTAGGCAGTTATCCTGCCTCGGATGTCACATTTTTATTGAAGGATTTGAGTAGGGTTACGTTGGAAAAAGGGACGGAGGATCGTGAAGAGGCGATTCAGTCGGGCGTCCATTATTCAGAAATGCTGCCAGTGGAATACGAGCCCACCGCAGAGTATATTGCATTGTTTCACGAAACGCTTGCCCAATCTGCCCAAAAGGTTGCATTAGCGGCAGCTTCTGTGGCTGAGATGATTGTGAGAAAAAGAGGCTTAAATACGGCGATTGTTTCTCTGGCTAGAGCAGGGACGCCCATTGGTATCCTGATCAAGCGTTATATTGACTGGAAGTATAGCGTATCCTTGCCGCATTACAGCATTTCTATTATTCGTGGCAAAGGCATTGACCGGAATGCGATATTATACATTTTACAGCAGCATGGGCTGGGGATTGAACTTCAGTTTGTCGATGGCTGGACGGGGAAAGGGGCAATTCGCCAGGTATTGATTGAGGCCTGCCGTGAGATGAATGCGGATTACGGGTTGCGCCTAAATGATGATCTGGCGGTGCTGGCCGATCCGGGCAGATGTTCAGAAACCTTTGGTACACGAGAAGATTATTTGATTCCAAGTGCTTGTCTGAATTCGACTGTATCAGGTTTAATGAGTCGGACGGTATTACGCGACGATCTCATAGGCCCTGACGATTTCCATGGGGCCAAATTTTATGAATCCTGGCGGTCAGTGGATCAGTCCAATACGTTTGTGGATACGGTATCCGGGTATTTTCAAGACGTGGCTGAAGCGGCCGTTGCATATGCTGAACTAATGACATTGAATCCGCCTGCGGTGACATGGCAGGGCTTACGGGATATTGAGGCGATTCAGCAGGCATTTGGCATTCGGGATATCAATCTGGTCAAGCCCGGAGTGGGGGAGACGACTCGTGTACTGCTGCGCAGAGTGCCGTGGAAAATTCTGATTGATCGCGAAGATAATCCGAATCTCCAGCATATTATGCTGCTAGCAAAGGATCGTGGAGTGCCCGTAGAGGTATTTGAAGGATTGACTTATTCCTGCTGCGGAATTATCAAGCCGCTCAAGGGGGGACAAGAATGA
- a CDS encoding toxic anion resistance protein, whose protein sequence is MATPWAELKKEDEQKVTEEASQLIQKVSQSDVMSLDTLMDDIGKLGVKTQERAGQTLKMLDRPVNDLMSGDRAEVSNMILKLRDECETLQQSKNVSFFGKLLRKSPLKNYIYKYQSVKTNIEKIITALRDGKDNLEENIVSMRQLKKASIEEIYNLQTKIAFGNRLKELFETEIAKPENENRKPHLERGLRKVVTRTQSMTEMILLYNQAIAATDIINDNNDKLIDSVNNAIDKTSNLITVSAMIAMALADQDKIISAVDATNRTIENQFKENAKLLKTTTERTTDLLSKPSMSLEAVNQAIGDLVSALDLSEKSNRRIIESCHDYTSKMTAINANLSQRLGIEGKEPSKPLKDSNSSEGLSSFLN, encoded by the coding sequence ATGGCGACCCCATGGGCTGAGTTGAAAAAAGAAGATGAACAGAAGGTGACTGAGGAGGCTTCACAGCTGATTCAGAAGGTATCACAAAGCGATGTCATGAGCTTGGATACCTTAATGGATGATATCGGTAAGTTGGGGGTTAAAACGCAGGAACGTGCGGGGCAGACCCTTAAAATGCTGGATCGTCCGGTAAACGACCTCATGTCCGGTGATCGGGCTGAGGTATCCAATATGATCTTAAAGCTGCGTGATGAATGTGAAACGCTCCAGCAGAGCAAAAATGTGAGTTTTTTTGGCAAGCTTCTGCGTAAAAGCCCGTTAAAAAACTACATTTACAAGTATCAGTCGGTGAAGACGAACATCGAGAAAATCATTACTGCCTTGAGAGATGGTAAGGATAATCTGGAAGAAAACATCGTCAGCATGAGACAGTTGAAGAAAGCCTCCATTGAAGAAATCTACAATTTACAGACGAAGATCGCCTTTGGTAATCGCCTGAAAGAACTGTTTGAGACCGAGATTGCCAAGCCGGAAAATGAAAACCGCAAGCCTCATCTGGAGCGGGGATTGCGCAAGGTGGTTACTCGTACGCAGTCTATGACCGAAATGATTTTGTTATACAATCAGGCGATTGCGGCAACGGATATTATTAATGATAACAATGATAAACTGATTGATTCTGTAAATAATGCGATTGATAAAACATCGAATCTGATTACTGTATCGGCTATGATCGCGATGGCGCTGGCGGATCAGGACAAAATCATTTCAGCCGTCGATGCGACCAACCGTACCATTGAAAATCAATTCAAGGAAAATGCGAAGCTTCTCAAAACGACGACCGAGAGAACGACAGATCTGCTTAGCAAGCCTTCTATGTCACTGGAGGCTGTGAATCAGGCGATTGGTGATTTGGTATCTGCTTTGGATCTGTCTGAAAAATCAAACCGTCGGATTATTGAAAGCTGCCATGATTATACAAGTAAAATGACAGCAATCAATGCCAACCTTAGCCAACGTTTGGGGATCGAAGGGAAAGAACCTTCCAAACCGCTGAAGGATAGTAATTCTTCTGAGGGTTTAAGCTCGTTTTTGAACTGA
- a CDS encoding DUF3899 domain-containing protein gives MILRFGIIALIVSTLGFLYATPHLLNGREHMATANLLFLLGLLGLVIGAIFHVLQSGFLTLFLRGFADIGQLFIRQSKALREENERLRSDESLSAWKTSMFRHLKVYTSGCGAGLILCSMILMGMS, from the coding sequence ATGATTTTACGTTTTGGGATCATCGCCCTGATTGTCAGTACCTTAGGGTTTCTGTACGCCACCCCCCATCTCTTGAATGGTCGTGAACACATGGCTACTGCAAATCTGTTATTCCTGTTGGGGTTGCTGGGCTTGGTGATCGGTGCAATCTTCCACGTTCTGCAAAGCGGTTTTCTAACCCTCTTCCTGCGGGGATTTGCCGACATCGGACAGTTATTCATTCGTCAATCCAAGGCATTACGAGAGGAAAATGAGCGTTTGCGTTCCGATGAATCTTTGTCAGCCTGGAAAACATCCATGTTCCGCCACCTCAAGGTATATACTTCGGGGTGCGGAGCAGGGCTTATCCTTTGCTCGATGATACTAATGGGGATGAGTTAG
- a CDS encoding ABC transporter permease: MKAAPTVEKDSLFSLVDRSQIPTATLTRPKESLWRDRLRRLFNNKLALLGLSLLIMIIVLAIVGPSMVSYAPSDQSLLKTNLSPSKEHWFGTDDLGRDVWARTWAGARISLMIGFAAAAIDLVLGILVGCVAGYCAGQGKTGDRIDSILMRIIEILYSIPYLLVIILLLVIMKPGLLTMIIALSITGWVGMARVVRGQILQLKQQEYVLAARSLGTSHSRIIFRHLLPNAAAIIIVNLTFTIPSAIFAESFLSFLGLGIQSPSASWGTMANDSLGVILSGQWWRLFFPGLMISLTMLAFNTLGDGLQDALDPRSQH; the protein is encoded by the coding sequence ATGAAAGCAGCACCTACTGTCGAAAAGGACAGTCTGTTCAGTCTTGTAGACCGCAGCCAGATCCCCACCGCCACGTTGACCAGACCCAAAGAATCACTCTGGCGGGATCGGCTACGCAGACTTTTCAACAACAAGCTTGCTCTTTTGGGGCTTTCCCTACTAATCATGATTATTGTGCTGGCGATTGTTGGACCTTCCATGGTTTCTTATGCACCGAGTGATCAATCTCTTTTGAAGACGAATCTCTCTCCTTCCAAAGAGCATTGGTTTGGCACGGATGATCTGGGGAGGGACGTATGGGCACGGACATGGGCCGGGGCTAGAATTTCACTCATGATCGGCTTTGCCGCTGCCGCCATTGATTTGGTACTTGGCATTCTCGTCGGCTGTGTTGCTGGCTATTGTGCTGGGCAGGGTAAAACGGGCGACCGGATCGACAGCATTCTCATGCGTATTATTGAAATTTTGTATAGTATTCCTTATCTGCTAGTCATCATTCTGCTGCTCGTCATTATGAAGCCCGGTCTGCTCACGATGATTATTGCATTATCTATTACTGGCTGGGTCGGTATGGCACGTGTAGTACGTGGGCAAATCTTACAGCTGAAGCAGCAGGAATATGTGTTGGCAGCCCGTAGCTTGGGGACATCTCATTCGCGTATTATCTTCAGACATTTGCTACCAAACGCAGCGGCAATCATTATCGTGAATTTAACGTTCACTATTCCGTCGGCTATTTTTGCCGAATCGTTCCTGAGCTTTCTCGGTTTGGGGATTCAGTCTCCTTCGGCCAGCTGGGGGACGATGGCTAACGATTCACTTGGCGTTATTTTAAGCGGTCAATGGTGGCGCCTATTTTTCCCCGGGCTGATGATATCGCTCACCATGCTAGCGTTCAATACGCTTGGAGATGGGCTTCAGGATGCACTTGACCCGCGTTCACAACATTAA
- a CDS encoding vWA domain-containing protein, with protein MSSISLLKKNAQLVLTKKNLTNVTARVGLVLDISGSMRSLYKNGTVQKVLERIVAVASALDDDGVLDVWVYDHRFSRLPSVTENDVDNYVERHILSNDYLPKFGRNDEPPVMRDVIAKYTKEEPSSDPAFVIFINDGGVKRGKGDNIDNAVIDSSGEPIFWQFIGVGESDFGVLKKLDNIQGRVVDNANFFQIQDIESMEDNELYELLLNEFPSWLQEAKEKHIY; from the coding sequence ATGAGCAGTATTTCTTTACTTAAAAAGAATGCGCAACTGGTACTGACTAAAAAGAATCTAACGAATGTGACTGCGAGAGTTGGATTGGTGCTCGATATTTCAGGATCTATGAGAAGTTTGTACAAAAATGGTACCGTTCAAAAGGTGTTGGAACGAATTGTTGCAGTAGCGAGTGCTTTGGATGATGATGGTGTACTGGACGTATGGGTGTATGATCACCGTTTTTCACGGTTGCCTTCCGTTACCGAAAATGATGTTGACAACTATGTTGAAAGACATATTCTGTCCAATGATTATTTGCCCAAGTTCGGTCGTAATGATGAGCCGCCTGTGATGCGCGATGTCATCGCCAAATACACCAAGGAAGAACCCTCTTCTGATCCGGCCTTTGTTATTTTTATTAATGATGGCGGTGTGAAGCGTGGAAAAGGAGACAACATCGACAACGCGGTCATTGATTCGTCAGGAGAGCCGATTTTCTGGCAATTTATAGGTGTGGGTGAGTCCGATTTTGGTGTATTAAAGAAGCTCGACAACATACAAGGCCGTGTGGTAGATAACGCTAATTTTTTTCAAATACAAGATATCGAATCTATGGAAGATAATGAATTGTACGAACTATTGCTTAACGAGTTCCCGTCATGGTTGCAAGAAGCGAAAGAAAAGCATATTTATTAA